In Bosea vestrisii, the following are encoded in one genomic region:
- a CDS encoding undecaprenyl-phosphate glucose phosphotransferase yields the protein MGAFDVRDLIKADSAGTAPTSGEPASTRAFHPLAERIAAMPVKQTLSPVLIEGLVRLADVLVILGVGGLVFAFYVAGAVDYILPYQVTVPLLAIGALAVFQALRLYHVGALRNFITMAVRVTAGWTVLFLLALAGFFFLKVGDQVSRVWLAGFYTVGLVLLLAERLTVSLIVLRLTRMGRLERRTAIVGGGPAGEELIKALEAQRDTGFRICGVFDDRNDERSPDLVAGYPKLGTIDDLVEFARRTKLDLVIFTLPISAEARLLTMLRKLWVLPIDIRLSAHMSKLRFRPRSYSYIGAVPVLDVFDRPIADWDIVVKWLFDKIVGTLALIALSPLMLATAIAVKLDSKGPVLFRQKRYGFNNEMIEVLKFRSLYHEMSDHAAAKQVTKNDPRVTRVGRFIRKTSIDELPQLLNVVFRGNLSLVGPRPHAIHATASNRAYEQVVDGYFARHKVKPGITGWAQVHGWRGETDTEDKIQRRVEHDLYYIENWSVLLDLYILIKTPFSLMTKNENAY from the coding sequence ATGGGCGCTTTCGACGTTCGCGACCTGATCAAGGCGGATTCGGCCGGCACCGCGCCGACCAGCGGGGAGCCCGCCAGCACGCGGGCCTTCCATCCGCTGGCCGAGCGGATCGCCGCCATGCCCGTCAAGCAGACGCTGTCGCCAGTGCTGATCGAGGGCTTGGTGCGTCTCGCCGATGTGCTGGTGATCCTCGGCGTCGGCGGGCTGGTCTTTGCCTTCTACGTCGCCGGCGCGGTTGACTACATCCTGCCCTATCAGGTCACCGTACCGCTGCTGGCGATCGGCGCGCTCGCGGTCTTCCAGGCCCTGCGTCTCTACCATGTCGGCGCGTTGCGCAACTTCATCACCATGGCGGTGCGGGTCACCGCCGGCTGGACCGTGCTGTTCCTGCTGGCCCTCGCCGGCTTCTTCTTCCTCAAGGTCGGCGACCAGGTTTCGCGCGTCTGGCTCGCGGGATTCTACACCGTCGGGCTCGTGCTGCTGCTCGCCGAACGACTGACGGTCTCGCTCATCGTGCTGCGCCTTACCCGGATGGGCCGGCTCGAGCGGCGCACCGCGATCGTTGGCGGCGGTCCGGCCGGCGAGGAGCTGATCAAGGCGCTGGAGGCCCAGCGCGACACGGGCTTTCGCATCTGCGGCGTGTTCGACGACCGCAATGACGAGCGCTCGCCCGATCTCGTCGCCGGCTACCCCAAGCTCGGCACGATCGACGATCTCGTCGAGTTCGCGCGCCGCACCAAGCTCGACCTCGTGATCTTCACGCTGCCGATCTCGGCCGAAGCGCGCCTGCTCACCATGCTGCGCAAGCTCTGGGTGCTGCCGATCGACATCCGGCTCTCGGCCCATATGTCGAAGCTCCGGTTCCGGCCGCGCTCCTATTCCTATATCGGCGCCGTCCCGGTCCTCGACGTCTTCGACCGGCCGATCGCCGACTGGGACATCGTCGTCAAATGGCTGTTCGACAAGATCGTCGGCACATTGGCGCTGATCGCACTCTCGCCGCTGATGCTGGCGACCGCCATCGCGGTCAAGCTCGACTCAAAGGGGCCGGTCCTGTTCCGCCAGAAGCGCTACGGCTTCAACAACGAGATGATCGAGGTGCTGAAGTTCCGCTCGCTCTATCACGAGATGAGCGACCACGCCGCCGCCAAGCAGGTGACCAAGAACGATCCGCGCGTCACCCGCGTCGGCCGCTTCATCCGCAAGACCTCGATCGACGAATTGCCGCAGCTCCTCAACGTCGTGTTCAGGGGCAATCTCTCGCTGGTCGGCCCGCGTCCGCACGCGATCCACGCCACGGCCTCGAACCGCGCCTATGAGCAGGTCGTCGACGGTTATTTCGCCCGCCACAAGGTCAAGCCCGGCATCACCGGCTGGGCCCAGGTCCATGGCTGGCGTGGCGAGACCGACACGGAGGACAAGATCCAGCGCCGCGTCGAGCACGATCTCTATTACATCGAGAACTGGTCGGTGCTGCTCGACCTCTACATCCTGATCAAGACGCCGTTCTCGCTGATGACCAAGAACGAGAACGCCTATTGA
- a CDS encoding DMT family transporter — protein MSFHWLILLAAIAVELLATSALKAFVAAPVLVAVLPLVLIGLSFALLSVALRVIPMAVAYAVWEGLGIVGIALIGHAFFAEHLTVSRILALALIIGGIVLLERGVGHDAPEKDERRLV, from the coding sequence ATGTCTTTCCATTGGTTGATCCTGCTCGCGGCCATCGCCGTCGAGTTGCTCGCGACATCGGCGCTGAAGGCCTTCGTCGCGGCCCCGGTCCTCGTCGCGGTCCTGCCGCTCGTGCTGATCGGACTATCCTTCGCCCTGCTCAGCGTCGCGCTGCGCGTCATCCCCATGGCCGTCGCCTACGCGGTCTGGGAAGGCCTCGGCATCGTCGGCATCGCCCTGATCGGCCATGCCTTCTTCGCCGAGCATCTGACGGTCTCGCGCATCCTGGCGCTGGCCCTGATCATCGGCGGCATCGTGCTGCTGGAACGCGGCGTCGGCCACGACGCGCCTGAGAAGGATGAGCGGAGGCTGGTGTGA
- the mdtI gene encoding multidrug/spermidine efflux SMR transporter subunit MdtI translates to MTFAASAQAFAMAWLALAVTLEVIGTSLLKLSDGLKRRLVGALGVLCVVGAFAALAQAIRGMDLSVAYAVWGGVGLVLTAVVGSLAFGQRIRPAGWLGIALVIAGVVALKLF, encoded by the coding sequence GTGACCTTCGCTGCTTCCGCGCAGGCCTTCGCAATGGCCTGGCTCGCACTTGCCGTCACCCTCGAGGTGATCGGCACCAGCCTGCTCAAGCTCTCCGACGGGCTGAAGCGTCGTCTCGTCGGCGCCCTCGGCGTGCTCTGCGTCGTCGGTGCCTTCGCCGCCCTGGCGCAGGCGATCCGCGGCATGGACCTCTCGGTCGCCTACGCCGTCTGGGGCGGCGTCGGCCTGGTGCTGACGGCCGTGGTCGGCTCGCTTGCCTTCGGCCAGCGCATCCGCCCGGCCGGCTGGCTCGGCATCGCGCTGGTCATCGCCGGCGTGGTCGCGCTCAAGCTGTTCTGA